One stretch of Rhinatrema bivittatum chromosome 8, aRhiBiv1.1, whole genome shotgun sequence DNA includes these proteins:
- the SURF6 gene encoding surfeit locus protein 6 isoform X5, with the protein MASLIAKDSYFQSLARKVCAQENQDPRKRKLALKRDGSEESVQPKKRKKPRKRSEKTKPPHGLRLILNTSKVGPATGKESHAQPESETKPDSFFAVDLLRKRLHEKIQEARGQGTSKGLSLDELERKRQRRKQERERKKRKRKKLKERPEEHNDTELSRASESASEKKNAAQGSSQALLLFNKVEVHEQKELNHVLRKKQKKQSLKGKLSPLTGKNFRQLLSRLDARKSKLEDLKTTDEKKAQELENKMKWTNVLYKAEGVKIKDNEELLKAALKRKEKRRTQRQKQWGKRTEQTVEKMQQRQDKRRRNIQKKKRGKMERKKERARKKGRILPGDLN; encoded by the exons ATGGCTAGTCTGATAGCCAAAGATTCATATTTTCAGAGCTTGGCCAGGAAAGTGTGTGCCCAGGAGAATCAGGAtccaaggaaaagaaaattag CTTTGAAAAGAGATGGGTCTGAAGAATCTGTGCAACCTAAGAAGAGAAAGAAACCAAGAAAACGATCAGAAAAAACAAAGCCGCCCCATGGTCTGCGGCTGATACTGAATACCTCAAAGGTGGGGCCTGCCACAGGGAAGGAGAGCCACGCCCAGCCAG AAAGCGAGACTAAACCCGATTCCTTTTTTGCTGTGGATCTCCTTCGGAAAAGGTTGCATGAGAAAATCCAGGAAGCTCGAGGCCAG gGCACTTCCAAAGGGTTGTCGCTTGatgaactggaaaggaaaagGCAGCGAAGAAAGCAGGAACGGGAGAGGAAGAAACGTAAAAGGAAGAAACTGAAGGAGAGACCAGAGGAGCACAATGATACAGAACTGAGCAGGGCGTCTGAGTCAGCATCTGAAAAGAAGAACGCAGCTCAAGGCAGCAGCCAGGCACTGCTTCTCTTCAACAAGGTGGAGGTCCATGAGCAGAAGGAGCTGAACCACGTTCTgaggaagaagcagaaaaagCAAAGCCTGAAAGGGAAGCTGTCGCCTCTCACCGGGAAGAACTTCAGGCAGCTGCTCAGCAGGCTGGACGCCAGGAAGAGCAAACTGGAGGACCTGAAAACCACGGACGAGAAGAAAGcccaggaactggagaacaaaatgaaatggaCAAACGTCCTGTACAAGGCAGAAGGCGTGAAAATCAAAGACAATGAGGAGCTGCTGAAGGCAGCACTTAAACGGAAGGAGAAGCGCCGGACACAGCGACAGAAGCAGTGGGGGAAGCGGACCGAGCAGACGGTGGAGAAGATGCAACAGCGCCAGGACAAGAGGAGAAGGAATATCCAGAAAAAGAAGAGAGGCAAGATGGAGCGAAAGAAGGAGAGAGCCCGCAAGAAGGGACGCATTCTGCCCGGGGATTTAAATTAA